In one window of Stigmatopora argus isolate UIUO_Sarg chromosome 19, RoL_Sarg_1.0, whole genome shotgun sequence DNA:
- the LOC144064157 gene encoding uncharacterized protein LOC144064157 isoform X2, producing MLVALSWHYIVIKNHRKDPSCFHGNGCCRQLFECTAMTEAEVRSSTGTTTMVIEGKNVDGGGSAPAEAKRSFADDIYSTFSSPLAWILVLALVVTWSSVFVIMFDLADYKTISGGLGRVGSDPGKAVNDMVDRTTDAVRSVLKFAARLVAPDDDDGNLYAVRKKGEFLPSRSKVMGMQVKKSQPVVEVVQEDQEEEEEEEEEEEEDEGYEEEEEEEEEEEEYEEEEEEEEEEEEEEEEEDVADDEVEMEEEEDEEVEEEAADGVEMEQEEEDEEGEEEAADEVKEVEDEDEDEKVAAEEGEEQEEATADEEEDEVVIGGPETEDEEETVDSQDEDEPPEVAGEDDQDGASELEDEDEEEALGPVDEDEVATAEIEQDKDTKEEEEGEHAADEDDEDAIAVSEDEDGDGDFGEDEEDETLFLDVPELHLLSRDEDDHLAPLSEDEDDDDQEEELDDEIIPVPSFDLDDDEDDNEDVLDVHDHDEDDDEDDLEDLLEFGRAEKHDDEEDFPVEDLDFGHLENDHLEDDHKVDDDDDVEDLPVEELDFGHSDDDHKVDDGEDLPVEDLDYDQSEDDDKPDDDDDEETTLPPLVEDDEDDEDSLPLTSEDAPLSPDLKDDITAEDEEDLPVELRPLAGQEEKAEEEEKDDEEEDEEEVEAPSVCPCASSSKVRVSAIRSSKKKESKTVKTAEKPKRSVLPRVVSLEPKARRIRRIPILLKRDQGKKSKTEKVAEKESPKPGPEPVPEPVQDVGPCRPAPVYCPSPPGWYVHQIVTDTPYPPPSASGSAAPVLTTHPIHPPPLYQAHPMMAPLYPHYAHYAPPPPPEPANPIRPVEKVPPAEWVQPVQVVEPVQSEAVEQAPPIQPEVQEEEETKAKVEAKVEPEKVKDDEMAKKEILTKKIKTAEERKDEKLTKPKSKAALTKTAVKPRSATAPLKREPAAARRTRSVTPTSKTDAVKSRCRTSSKARRSQKADLEAADQSDILTKTNVTDKVDRSSGKTRVTTLLASKKVKANQAEEQERSLKNTKDKKEKEPPKPEKTEDENTDKKKSGQRYFQCVYIPGKNAQYPLRPFSPAVPPALKELLAQQKPTRTTGQK from the exons ATGCTAGTAGCTCTTTCATGGCATTATATAGTTATCAAAAATCATA GAAAGGATCCTTCTTGTTTTCATGGCAACGGATGCTGCCGCCAACTCTTTGAATGTACAGCAATGACTGAAGCAGAAG TGAGGTCATCCACCGGCACCACCACGATGGTCATCGAAGGGAAGAACGTCGACGGCGGCGGCTCGGCGCCCGCCGAGGCCAAGCGGTCGTTCGCCGACGACATTTACTCGACATTCAGCTCGCCGTTGGCGTGGATTCTCGTGCTGGCCCTGGTCGTCACGTGGTCGAGCGTTTTTGTCATCATGTTCGACTTGGCTGACTACAAAACCATATCAG GAGGTCTCGGCAGAGTCGGTTCCGACCCGGGCAAAGCGGTCAACGACATGGTGGACCGGACCACCGACGCCGTCCGCTCCGTGCTCAAGTTCGCCGCTCGCCTCGTCGCacccgacgacgacgacg ggaACCTTTACGCTGTGAGAAAAAAAG GGGAGTTTCTACCATCCCGAAGTAAAG TCATGGGCATGCAAGTGAAGAAGTCCCAACCGGTAGTTGAAGTGGTCCAGGAGGaccaagaggaggaggaggaggaggaggaggaggaagaagaggatgagggttatgaggaggaggaagaagaggaagaggaggaggaggagtatgaggaggaggaggaggaagaggaggaggaagaggaggaggaagaggaggaggatgttGCTGATGATGAagtggagatggaggaggaggaagatgaggaggtGGAGGAAGAAGCTGCAGATGGAGTGGAGatggagcaggaggaggaagatgaggagggggaggaagaagCTGCAGATGAAGTGAAGGAGGTggaagatgaggatgaggatgagaagGTGGCTgcagaggagggggaggagcaaGAAGAAGCCACCGCggatgaggaagaggacgaGGTGGTCATTGGTGGCCCTGAGACTGAGGATGAAGAGGAGACAGTGGATTCTCAGGATGAAGATGAGCCCCCTGAAGTGGCGGGTGAGGATGACCAAGATGGAGCCTCGGAATTagaggatgaagatgaagaggaagcATTGGGGCCCGTGGATGAAGATGAGGTCGCCACAGCTGAAATAGAACAAGATAAGGACActaaagaggaggaagaaggagAACATGCAGCTGATGAAGATGACGAGGACGCAATTGCCGTCTCTGAGGATGAAGATGGCGACGGAGACTTTGGAGAGGATGAGGAAGATGAGACATTATTCCTTGACGTCCCAGAACTGCATCTTCTCAGTCGTGACGAAGATGACCATCTTGCTCCTCTTTCggaagatgaagatgatgatgatcagGAAGAGGAACTTGATGATGAAATCATCCCGGTACCGTCCTTTGATCTTGATGACGACGAAGACGACAACGAAGACGTACTTGACGTCCACGACCATGATGAAGACGATGATGAGGATGACCTGGAGGACCTTCTTGAATTTGGCCGAGCAGAGAAGCACGATGATGAAGAAGATTTCCCGGTGGAGGACCTCGATTTTGGCCACTTGGAGAACGACCACTTGGAGgacgaccacaaagtcgatgatgacgatgatgtaGAAGATCTCCCGGTGGAAGAACTCGATTTTGGCCACTCGGATgacgaccacaaagtcgatgATGGAGAAGATCTCCCGGTGGAAGACCTCGATTACGACCAATCAGAAGACGACGACAAAcccgatgacgacgacgacgaagaaACGACGCTTCCTCCATTGGTCGAAGACGACGAAGATGACGAAGACTCACTCCCGCTAACCTCGGAAGACGCCCCACTTTCTCCTGACCTCAAAGATGACATCACGGCAGAGGATGAAGAAGATCTACCGGTCGAGCTCCGCCCACTCGCGGGCCAAGAAGAAAAAgcagaagaggaggagaaagatgACGAGGAAGAAGACGAAGAGGAAGTTGAAGCTCCTTCAG TTTGTCCTTGCGCAAGTTCGTCCAAGGTGAGAGTGTCGGCCATCAGAAGCTCCAAGAAGAAAG AATCCAAGACGGTGAAGACAGCGGAAAAACCGAAAAGATCAG TTCTTCCCCGGGTTGTCAGTTTGGAGCCGAAAGCGCGACGGATCAGAAGGATTCCTATTCTGCTCAAAA GAGATCAAGGAAAGAAGAGCAAAACAG aaaaagtGGCTGAAAAGGAGAGTCCAAAACCTGGACCAGAACCAGTCCCAGAACCTGTACAAGATG TGGGTCCTTGCAGACCAGCGCCCGTCTACTGTCCGTCCCCTCCCGGCTGGTACG TTCACCAGATCGTGACGGACACCCCGTACCCGCCTCCGTCCGCCTCAG GTTCGGCCGCGCCGGTTCTGACCACACATCCCATCCACCCTCCGCCCCTTTACCAAGCGCACCCGATGATGGCGCCGCTGTACCCTCACTACGCGCATTATGCTCCGCCCCCGCCCCCGGAACCGGCGAACCCGATACGCCCGGTCGAAAAAGTACCGCCGGCCGAATGGGTTCAACCCGTCCAGGTGGTGGAGCCCGTCCAATCGGAAGCTGTTGAACAAGCCCCTCCCATTCAGCCGGAAGTCCAggaag aagaagaaacaaaagccAAAGTGGAAGCAAAAGTTGAGCCAGAAAAAGTCAAAGATGATGAGATGGCTAAAAAAG AAATCTTGACGAAAAAGATCAAGACGGCCGAAGAGCGGAAAG ATGAAAAACTCACAAAACCCAAAAGCAAAGCTGCATTGACGAAAACAG cTGTAAAACCACGAAGTGCGACGGCTCCTTTGAAAAGAG AACCAGCGGCGGCGAGAAGGACAAGAAGCGTCACTCCTACCTCAAAGACAG aTGCCGTCAAGAGTAGATGTAGGACGTCCTCTAAGGCGAGAAGGAGTCAAA AAGCGGATTTGGAGGCCGCCGACCAGTCCGACATTTTGACAAAGACAAACGTGACAGACAAAGTCGACCGATCTTCGGGAAAGACGAGAGTGACGACGTTGCTAGCAAGCAAGAAAG tcaaAGCCAATCAAGCAGAAGAACAAGAAAGGTCCTTAAAGAACACTAAAG acaaaaaagaaaaagaacctCCAAAACCTG AAAAGACAGAAGATGAAAATACAGACAAGAAGAAATCAG GTCAAAGATACTTCCAGTGTGTTTACATACCCGGTAAAAATGCACAGTACCCCCTGCGACCATTCAGCCCGGCCGTTCCGCCCGCCCTGAAAGAATTATTGGCGCAGCAGAAGCCCACCAGGACCACGGGACAAAAATAA
- the LOC144064157 gene encoding uncharacterized protein LOC144064157 isoform X1, translated as MLVALSWHYIVIKNHRKDPSCFHGNGCCRQLFECTAMTEAEVRSSTGTTTMVIEGKNVDGGGSAPAEAKRSFADDIYSTFSSPLAWILVLALVVTWSSVFVIMFDLADYKTISGGLGRVGSDPGKAVNDMVDRTTDAVRSVLKFAARLVAPDDDDGNLYAVRKKGEFLPSRSKVMGMQVKKSQPVVEVVQEDQEEEEEEEEEEEEDEGYEEEEEEEEEEEEYEEEEEEEEEEEEEEEEEDVADDEVEMEEEEDEEVEEEAADGVEMEQEEEDEEGEEEAADEVKEVEDEDEDEKVAAEEGEEQEEATADEEEDEVVIGGPETEDEEETVDSQDEDEPPEVAGEDDQDGASELEDEDEEEALGPVDEDEVATAEIEQDKDTKEEEEGEHAADEDDEDAIAVSEDEDGDGDFGEDEEDETLFLDVPELHLLSRDEDDHLAPLSEDEDDDDQEEELDDEIIPVPSFDLDDDEDDNEDVLDVHDHDEDDDEDDLEDLLEFGRAEKHDDEEDFPVEDLDFGHLENDHLEDDHKVDDDDDVEDLPVEELDFGHSDDDHKVDDGEDLPVEDLDYDQSEDDDKPDDDDDEETTLPPLVEDDEDDEDSLPLTSEDAPLSPDLKDDITAEDEEDLPVELRPLAGQEEKAEEEEKDDEEEDEEEVEAPSVCPCASSSKVRVSAIRSSKKKESKTVKTAEKPKRSVLPRVVSLEPKARRIRRIPILLKRDQGKKSKTEKVAEKESPKPGPEPVPEPVQDVGPCRPAPVYCPSPPGWYVHQIVTDTPYPPPSASGSAAPVLTTHPIHPPPLYQAHPMMAPLYPHYAHYAPPPPPEPANPIRPVEKVPPAEWVQPVQVVEPVQSEAVEQAPPIQPEVQEEEETKAKVEAKVEPEKVKDDEMAKKEILTKKIKTAEERKDEKLTKPKSKAALTKTAVKPRSATAPLKREPAAARRTRSVTPTSKTDAVKSRCRTSSKARRSQTEADLEAADQSDILTKTNVTDKVDRSSGKTRVTTLLASKKVKANQAEEQERSLKNTKDKKEKEPPKPEKTEDENTDKKKSGQRYFQCVYIPGKNAQYPLRPFSPAVPPALKELLAQQKPTRTTGQK; from the exons ATGCTAGTAGCTCTTTCATGGCATTATATAGTTATCAAAAATCATA GAAAGGATCCTTCTTGTTTTCATGGCAACGGATGCTGCCGCCAACTCTTTGAATGTACAGCAATGACTGAAGCAGAAG TGAGGTCATCCACCGGCACCACCACGATGGTCATCGAAGGGAAGAACGTCGACGGCGGCGGCTCGGCGCCCGCCGAGGCCAAGCGGTCGTTCGCCGACGACATTTACTCGACATTCAGCTCGCCGTTGGCGTGGATTCTCGTGCTGGCCCTGGTCGTCACGTGGTCGAGCGTTTTTGTCATCATGTTCGACTTGGCTGACTACAAAACCATATCAG GAGGTCTCGGCAGAGTCGGTTCCGACCCGGGCAAAGCGGTCAACGACATGGTGGACCGGACCACCGACGCCGTCCGCTCCGTGCTCAAGTTCGCCGCTCGCCTCGTCGCacccgacgacgacgacg ggaACCTTTACGCTGTGAGAAAAAAAG GGGAGTTTCTACCATCCCGAAGTAAAG TCATGGGCATGCAAGTGAAGAAGTCCCAACCGGTAGTTGAAGTGGTCCAGGAGGaccaagaggaggaggaggaggaggaggaggaggaagaagaggatgagggttatgaggaggaggaagaagaggaagaggaggaggaggagtatgaggaggaggaggaggaagaggaggaggaagaggaggaggaagaggaggaggatgttGCTGATGATGAagtggagatggaggaggaggaagatgaggaggtGGAGGAAGAAGCTGCAGATGGAGTGGAGatggagcaggaggaggaagatgaggagggggaggaagaagCTGCAGATGAAGTGAAGGAGGTggaagatgaggatgaggatgagaagGTGGCTgcagaggagggggaggagcaaGAAGAAGCCACCGCggatgaggaagaggacgaGGTGGTCATTGGTGGCCCTGAGACTGAGGATGAAGAGGAGACAGTGGATTCTCAGGATGAAGATGAGCCCCCTGAAGTGGCGGGTGAGGATGACCAAGATGGAGCCTCGGAATTagaggatgaagatgaagaggaagcATTGGGGCCCGTGGATGAAGATGAGGTCGCCACAGCTGAAATAGAACAAGATAAGGACActaaagaggaggaagaaggagAACATGCAGCTGATGAAGATGACGAGGACGCAATTGCCGTCTCTGAGGATGAAGATGGCGACGGAGACTTTGGAGAGGATGAGGAAGATGAGACATTATTCCTTGACGTCCCAGAACTGCATCTTCTCAGTCGTGACGAAGATGACCATCTTGCTCCTCTTTCggaagatgaagatgatgatgatcagGAAGAGGAACTTGATGATGAAATCATCCCGGTACCGTCCTTTGATCTTGATGACGACGAAGACGACAACGAAGACGTACTTGACGTCCACGACCATGATGAAGACGATGATGAGGATGACCTGGAGGACCTTCTTGAATTTGGCCGAGCAGAGAAGCACGATGATGAAGAAGATTTCCCGGTGGAGGACCTCGATTTTGGCCACTTGGAGAACGACCACTTGGAGgacgaccacaaagtcgatgatgacgatgatgtaGAAGATCTCCCGGTGGAAGAACTCGATTTTGGCCACTCGGATgacgaccacaaagtcgatgATGGAGAAGATCTCCCGGTGGAAGACCTCGATTACGACCAATCAGAAGACGACGACAAAcccgatgacgacgacgacgaagaaACGACGCTTCCTCCATTGGTCGAAGACGACGAAGATGACGAAGACTCACTCCCGCTAACCTCGGAAGACGCCCCACTTTCTCCTGACCTCAAAGATGACATCACGGCAGAGGATGAAGAAGATCTACCGGTCGAGCTCCGCCCACTCGCGGGCCAAGAAGAAAAAgcagaagaggaggagaaagatgACGAGGAAGAAGACGAAGAGGAAGTTGAAGCTCCTTCAG TTTGTCCTTGCGCAAGTTCGTCCAAGGTGAGAGTGTCGGCCATCAGAAGCTCCAAGAAGAAAG AATCCAAGACGGTGAAGACAGCGGAAAAACCGAAAAGATCAG TTCTTCCCCGGGTTGTCAGTTTGGAGCCGAAAGCGCGACGGATCAGAAGGATTCCTATTCTGCTCAAAA GAGATCAAGGAAAGAAGAGCAAAACAG aaaaagtGGCTGAAAAGGAGAGTCCAAAACCTGGACCAGAACCAGTCCCAGAACCTGTACAAGATG TGGGTCCTTGCAGACCAGCGCCCGTCTACTGTCCGTCCCCTCCCGGCTGGTACG TTCACCAGATCGTGACGGACACCCCGTACCCGCCTCCGTCCGCCTCAG GTTCGGCCGCGCCGGTTCTGACCACACATCCCATCCACCCTCCGCCCCTTTACCAAGCGCACCCGATGATGGCGCCGCTGTACCCTCACTACGCGCATTATGCTCCGCCCCCGCCCCCGGAACCGGCGAACCCGATACGCCCGGTCGAAAAAGTACCGCCGGCCGAATGGGTTCAACCCGTCCAGGTGGTGGAGCCCGTCCAATCGGAAGCTGTTGAACAAGCCCCTCCCATTCAGCCGGAAGTCCAggaag aagaagaaacaaaagccAAAGTGGAAGCAAAAGTTGAGCCAGAAAAAGTCAAAGATGATGAGATGGCTAAAAAAG AAATCTTGACGAAAAAGATCAAGACGGCCGAAGAGCGGAAAG ATGAAAAACTCACAAAACCCAAAAGCAAAGCTGCATTGACGAAAACAG cTGTAAAACCACGAAGTGCGACGGCTCCTTTGAAAAGAG AACCAGCGGCGGCGAGAAGGACAAGAAGCGTCACTCCTACCTCAAAGACAG aTGCCGTCAAGAGTAGATGTAGGACGTCCTCTAAGGCGAGAAGGAGTCAAA CAGAAGCGGATTTGGAGGCCGCCGACCAGTCCGACATTTTGACAAAGACAAACGTGACAGACAAAGTCGACCGATCTTCGGGAAAGACGAGAGTGACGACGTTGCTAGCAAGCAAGAAAG tcaaAGCCAATCAAGCAGAAGAACAAGAAAGGTCCTTAAAGAACACTAAAG acaaaaaagaaaaagaacctCCAAAACCTG AAAAGACAGAAGATGAAAATACAGACAAGAAGAAATCAG GTCAAAGATACTTCCAGTGTGTTTACATACCCGGTAAAAATGCACAGTACCCCCTGCGACCATTCAGCCCGGCCGTTCCGCCCGCCCTGAAAGAATTATTGGCGCAGCAGAAGCCCACCAGGACCACGGGACAAAAATAA
- the LOC144064157 gene encoding uncharacterized protein LOC144064157 isoform X4, producing the protein MVIEGKNVDGGGSAPAEAKRSFADDIYSTFSSPLAWILVLALVVTWSSVFVIMFDLADYKTISGGLGRVGSDPGKAVNDMVDRTTDAVRSVLKFAARLVAPDDDDGNLYAVRKKGEFLPSRSKVMGMQVKKSQPVVEVVQEDQEEEEEEEEEEEEDEGYEEEEEEEEEEEEYEEEEEEEEEEEEEEEEEDVADDEVEMEEEEDEEVEEEAADGVEMEQEEEDEEGEEEAADEVKEVEDEDEDEKVAAEEGEEQEEATADEEEDEVVIGGPETEDEEETVDSQDEDEPPEVAGEDDQDGASELEDEDEEEALGPVDEDEVATAEIEQDKDTKEEEEGEHAADEDDEDAIAVSEDEDGDGDFGEDEEDETLFLDVPELHLLSRDEDDHLAPLSEDEDDDDQEEELDDEIIPVPSFDLDDDEDDNEDVLDVHDHDEDDDEDDLEDLLEFGRAEKHDDEEDFPVEDLDFGHLENDHLEDDHKVDDDDDVEDLPVEELDFGHSDDDHKVDDGEDLPVEDLDYDQSEDDDKPDDDDDEETTLPPLVEDDEDDEDSLPLTSEDAPLSPDLKDDITAEDEEDLPVELRPLAGQEEKAEEEEKDDEEEDEEEVEAPSVCPCASSSKVRVSAIRSSKKKESKTVKTAEKPKRSVLPRVVSLEPKARRIRRIPILLKRDQGKKSKTEKVAEKESPKPGPEPVPEPVQDVGPCRPAPVYCPSPPGWYVHQIVTDTPYPPPSASGSAAPVLTTHPIHPPPLYQAHPMMAPLYPHYAHYAPPPPPEPANPIRPVEKVPPAEWVQPVQVVEPVQSEAVEQAPPIQPEVQEEEETKAKVEAKVEPEKVKDDEMAKKEILTKKIKTAEERKDEKLTKPKSKAALTKTAVKPRSATAPLKREPAAARRTRSVTPTSKTDAVKSRCRTSSKARRSQTEADLEAADQSDILTKTNVTDKVDRSSGKTRVTTLLASKKVKANQAEEQERSLKNTKDKKEKEPPKPEKTEDENTDKKKSGQRYFQCVYIPGKNAQYPLRPFSPAVPPALKELLAQQKPTRTTGQK; encoded by the exons ATGGTCATCGAAGGGAAGAACGTCGACGGCGGCGGCTCGGCGCCCGCCGAGGCCAAGCGGTCGTTCGCCGACGACATTTACTCGACATTCAGCTCGCCGTTGGCGTGGATTCTCGTGCTGGCCCTGGTCGTCACGTGGTCGAGCGTTTTTGTCATCATGTTCGACTTGGCTGACTACAAAACCATATCAG GAGGTCTCGGCAGAGTCGGTTCCGACCCGGGCAAAGCGGTCAACGACATGGTGGACCGGACCACCGACGCCGTCCGCTCCGTGCTCAAGTTCGCCGCTCGCCTCGTCGCacccgacgacgacgacg ggaACCTTTACGCTGTGAGAAAAAAAG GGGAGTTTCTACCATCCCGAAGTAAAG TCATGGGCATGCAAGTGAAGAAGTCCCAACCGGTAGTTGAAGTGGTCCAGGAGGaccaagaggaggaggaggaggaggaggaggaggaagaagaggatgagggttatgaggaggaggaagaagaggaagaggaggaggaggagtatgaggaggaggaggaggaagaggaggaggaagaggaggaggaagaggaggaggatgttGCTGATGATGAagtggagatggaggaggaggaagatgaggaggtGGAGGAAGAAGCTGCAGATGGAGTGGAGatggagcaggaggaggaagatgaggagggggaggaagaagCTGCAGATGAAGTGAAGGAGGTggaagatgaggatgaggatgagaagGTGGCTgcagaggagggggaggagcaaGAAGAAGCCACCGCggatgaggaagaggacgaGGTGGTCATTGGTGGCCCTGAGACTGAGGATGAAGAGGAGACAGTGGATTCTCAGGATGAAGATGAGCCCCCTGAAGTGGCGGGTGAGGATGACCAAGATGGAGCCTCGGAATTagaggatgaagatgaagaggaagcATTGGGGCCCGTGGATGAAGATGAGGTCGCCACAGCTGAAATAGAACAAGATAAGGACActaaagaggaggaagaaggagAACATGCAGCTGATGAAGATGACGAGGACGCAATTGCCGTCTCTGAGGATGAAGATGGCGACGGAGACTTTGGAGAGGATGAGGAAGATGAGACATTATTCCTTGACGTCCCAGAACTGCATCTTCTCAGTCGTGACGAAGATGACCATCTTGCTCCTCTTTCggaagatgaagatgatgatgatcagGAAGAGGAACTTGATGATGAAATCATCCCGGTACCGTCCTTTGATCTTGATGACGACGAAGACGACAACGAAGACGTACTTGACGTCCACGACCATGATGAAGACGATGATGAGGATGACCTGGAGGACCTTCTTGAATTTGGCCGAGCAGAGAAGCACGATGATGAAGAAGATTTCCCGGTGGAGGACCTCGATTTTGGCCACTTGGAGAACGACCACTTGGAGgacgaccacaaagtcgatgatgacgatgatgtaGAAGATCTCCCGGTGGAAGAACTCGATTTTGGCCACTCGGATgacgaccacaaagtcgatgATGGAGAAGATCTCCCGGTGGAAGACCTCGATTACGACCAATCAGAAGACGACGACAAAcccgatgacgacgacgacgaagaaACGACGCTTCCTCCATTGGTCGAAGACGACGAAGATGACGAAGACTCACTCCCGCTAACCTCGGAAGACGCCCCACTTTCTCCTGACCTCAAAGATGACATCACGGCAGAGGATGAAGAAGATCTACCGGTCGAGCTCCGCCCACTCGCGGGCCAAGAAGAAAAAgcagaagaggaggagaaagatgACGAGGAAGAAGACGAAGAGGAAGTTGAAGCTCCTTCAG TTTGTCCTTGCGCAAGTTCGTCCAAGGTGAGAGTGTCGGCCATCAGAAGCTCCAAGAAGAAAG AATCCAAGACGGTGAAGACAGCGGAAAAACCGAAAAGATCAG TTCTTCCCCGGGTTGTCAGTTTGGAGCCGAAAGCGCGACGGATCAGAAGGATTCCTATTCTGCTCAAAA GAGATCAAGGAAAGAAGAGCAAAACAG aaaaagtGGCTGAAAAGGAGAGTCCAAAACCTGGACCAGAACCAGTCCCAGAACCTGTACAAGATG TGGGTCCTTGCAGACCAGCGCCCGTCTACTGTCCGTCCCCTCCCGGCTGGTACG TTCACCAGATCGTGACGGACACCCCGTACCCGCCTCCGTCCGCCTCAG GTTCGGCCGCGCCGGTTCTGACCACACATCCCATCCACCCTCCGCCCCTTTACCAAGCGCACCCGATGATGGCGCCGCTGTACCCTCACTACGCGCATTATGCTCCGCCCCCGCCCCCGGAACCGGCGAACCCGATACGCCCGGTCGAAAAAGTACCGCCGGCCGAATGGGTTCAACCCGTCCAGGTGGTGGAGCCCGTCCAATCGGAAGCTGTTGAACAAGCCCCTCCCATTCAGCCGGAAGTCCAggaag aagaagaaacaaaagccAAAGTGGAAGCAAAAGTTGAGCCAGAAAAAGTCAAAGATGATGAGATGGCTAAAAAAG AAATCTTGACGAAAAAGATCAAGACGGCCGAAGAGCGGAAAG ATGAAAAACTCACAAAACCCAAAAGCAAAGCTGCATTGACGAAAACAG cTGTAAAACCACGAAGTGCGACGGCTCCTTTGAAAAGAG AACCAGCGGCGGCGAGAAGGACAAGAAGCGTCACTCCTACCTCAAAGACAG aTGCCGTCAAGAGTAGATGTAGGACGTCCTCTAAGGCGAGAAGGAGTCAAA CAGAAGCGGATTTGGAGGCCGCCGACCAGTCCGACATTTTGACAAAGACAAACGTGACAGACAAAGTCGACCGATCTTCGGGAAAGACGAGAGTGACGACGTTGCTAGCAAGCAAGAAAG tcaaAGCCAATCAAGCAGAAGAACAAGAAAGGTCCTTAAAGAACACTAAAG acaaaaaagaaaaagaacctCCAAAACCTG AAAAGACAGAAGATGAAAATACAGACAAGAAGAAATCAG GTCAAAGATACTTCCAGTGTGTTTACATACCCGGTAAAAATGCACAGTACCCCCTGCGACCATTCAGCCCGGCCGTTCCGCCCGCCCTGAAAGAATTATTGGCGCAGCAGAAGCCCACCAGGACCACGGGACAAAAATAA